A single genomic interval of Plantibacter sp. Leaf314 harbors:
- a CDS encoding DUF2470 domain-containing protein yields MTSNPFPQSTVDAVLAHMNGDHPDDNLLIVRAFLEPAAEAATMISLDETGGEWTWTVDGTAAGGRVPWPAGTISGRGEIRREVVALYDTACERLGVEPRPHD; encoded by the coding sequence GTGACCTCGAACCCGTTCCCGCAGTCCACCGTCGACGCCGTCCTGGCGCACATGAACGGCGACCACCCCGACGACAACCTGCTCATCGTGCGCGCGTTCCTCGAACCCGCCGCCGAGGCCGCCACAATGATCTCGCTCGACGAGACGGGCGGCGAGTGGACGTGGACGGTCGACGGCACCGCTGCCGGTGGACGGGTGCCCTGGCCGGCGGGCACGATCTCCGGGCGCGGTGAGATCCGCCGCGAGGTCGTGGCCCTCTACGACACCGCCTGCGAGCGCCTCGGCGTGGAGCCCCGCCCGCACGACTGA
- a CDS encoding LysR family transcriptional regulator: protein MRIDELAYLRALAEDGHVPYAAEALGISQSTLTRAIGRLEADAGVELFDRHKNRLELNRYGEILLVHALRAQTELDNAQSRIDELRDPSAGLVSIAYVSSLGGWLIPRIVSEYRTLLPEIRFVLDGGKADSVLDALRSGSADVAFLSPEPRDPEIEWRPLTSERLALGVPAGHALAERTSLAAGDLEQTEFLAMTTDSGLRQIADAYFARHGIVPRVSMEVSELSTLRGLVRSGVGIAVLPDSTSIEGVVLVPLDDEAVRVIGVATSRVRAVSPAVEQFVRFVREEWESARIGRP from the coding sequence ATGAGGATCGACGAACTCGCGTACCTCCGTGCGCTCGCCGAAGACGGGCACGTCCCGTACGCGGCCGAGGCGCTGGGCATCTCCCAGTCGACCCTCACGAGGGCGATCGGCCGGCTCGAGGCGGACGCCGGGGTCGAGTTGTTCGACCGCCACAAGAACCGCCTGGAGCTCAACCGCTACGGCGAGATCCTCCTCGTGCACGCGCTCCGGGCGCAGACCGAACTCGACAACGCGCAGTCCCGCATCGACGAACTCCGCGACCCCTCGGCCGGTCTCGTCTCGATCGCCTACGTGTCCTCGCTGGGCGGCTGGCTCATCCCGCGGATCGTGAGCGAGTACCGGACGCTGCTGCCGGAGATCCGGTTCGTCCTCGACGGCGGCAAAGCCGACAGCGTGCTCGACGCGCTCCGCTCCGGCTCGGCCGACGTCGCCTTCCTCAGCCCGGAGCCGCGTGATCCGGAGATCGAATGGCGTCCGCTCACCTCCGAGCGGCTCGCGCTCGGGGTGCCGGCGGGGCATGCGCTCGCCGAACGGACGTCGCTCGCCGCCGGCGATCTCGAGCAGACGGAGTTCCTCGCGATGACCACCGACTCCGGTCTGCGGCAGATCGCGGACGCGTACTTCGCCCGCCACGGGATCGTGCCGCGGGTGTCGATGGAGGTGTCGGAACTGTCGACGCTCCGCGGGCTCGTGCGGTCCGGGGTCGGCATCGCCGTGCTTCCCGATTCGACGAGCATCGAGGGTGTCGTGCTCGTCCCGCTCGACGACGAGGCGGTCAGGGTGATCGGCGTCGCGACCAGCCGCGTCCGAGCCGTGTCGCCGGCCGTCGAACAGTTCGTGCGGTTCGTCCGCGAGGAATGGGAGAGCGCGCGGATCGGTCGCCCGTGA
- a CDS encoding DMT family transporter, protein MKSTSSTTVGLLVAVLAAVAFGTSGAFIKPVLASGWSPAAAVTVRALIGGLVLAPFALIALRGRWDAVWRGRWRLLGMGLIGVAATQLVYFAALQTIAVGTAILVEYMAPLLLVAVAWVLTRHRPATVVLVGSVVSLVGLVLVVAPSGGATLDPAGLVFAILAMVGCAAYYVISARPAKGLPPVAFASIGLLIGALSLWLAGLVGVPFTTSDSDVTVLGTAVAWWVPLLFVGVVSTAVAYASSITASQMLGSRLASFAGLLEVVAATGFAWVLLGEQLSLAQLFGGVCILLGIGFVRSERAPAVPIPVPVQ, encoded by the coding sequence ATGAAGTCCACATCCTCGACCACGGTCGGTCTGCTCGTCGCCGTACTCGCCGCGGTCGCGTTCGGCACCTCGGGTGCCTTCATCAAACCGGTGCTCGCCTCCGGGTGGAGTCCGGCCGCGGCGGTCACCGTCCGGGCGCTGATCGGTGGTCTGGTGCTCGCGCCGTTCGCCCTCATCGCGCTCCGTGGACGCTGGGATGCGGTGTGGCGAGGTCGCTGGCGGCTCCTCGGCATGGGCCTCATCGGTGTGGCGGCAACGCAGCTCGTCTACTTCGCCGCACTGCAGACCATCGCCGTCGGCACGGCGATCCTCGTCGAGTACATGGCGCCGCTCCTGCTCGTCGCGGTCGCCTGGGTGCTGACCAGGCATCGCCCGGCGACCGTCGTGCTCGTCGGTTCCGTCGTGTCGCTCGTGGGGCTCGTGCTCGTCGTCGCTCCGAGTGGCGGCGCGACCCTCGACCCTGCTGGGCTCGTCTTCGCGATCCTCGCGATGGTCGGGTGCGCGGCGTACTACGTCATCTCGGCTCGTCCGGCCAAGGGGCTCCCGCCCGTCGCCTTCGCGTCCATCGGCCTGCTCATCGGTGCGCTCAGCCTGTGGCTCGCCGGGCTCGTCGGGGTGCCGTTCACGACGTCGGACAGCGACGTCACCGTCCTCGGGACCGCGGTGGCCTGGTGGGTGCCCCTCCTGTTCGTCGGCGTGGTGTCGACGGCCGTGGCGTACGCGTCGAGCATCACGGCGAGTCAGATGCTCGGGTCCCGGCTCGCGTCCTTCGCCGGACTCCTCGAGGTGGTCGCGGCGACCGGCTTCGCCTGGGTCCTCCTCGGGGAGCAGTTGTCGCTCGCGCAGCTCTTCGGCGGGGTGTGCATCCTGCTCGGCATCGGTTTCGTGCGCTCCGAGCGCGCTCCGGCCGTGCCGATCCCCGTCCCCGTGCAGTGA
- a CDS encoding DinB family protein — protein sequence MTTHTPDEPGIVPETKSWTWVLEHPCPDCGLDTAQVAFRALPDAIREVAAAWPAVLERADVRKRPDPQTWSPLEYAAHVRDVFRIFDVRLRLVLDEDDPTFANWDQDATAVEERYGEQDPRVVSAELTEAAATLAAAFEEVPDDALGRTARRSDGARFTTETLGRYFIHDPIHHLWDVTRVEA from the coding sequence ATGACGACACACACCCCCGACGAGCCCGGGATCGTCCCGGAGACGAAGAGCTGGACCTGGGTCCTCGAACACCCCTGCCCCGACTGCGGGCTCGACACGGCCCAGGTGGCGTTCCGTGCGCTGCCCGACGCGATCCGTGAGGTCGCCGCCGCGTGGCCGGCGGTCCTGGAGCGGGCAGACGTCCGGAAGCGGCCCGACCCGCAGACCTGGTCGCCGCTCGAGTACGCGGCCCACGTGCGCGACGTGTTCCGCATCTTCGACGTCCGACTGCGGCTCGTCCTGGACGAGGACGACCCGACGTTCGCGAACTGGGACCAGGACGCGACGGCCGTCGAGGAGCGCTACGGCGAGCAGGACCCGCGGGTCGTCTCAGCGGAGTTGACCGAAGCGGCGGCGACGCTGGCGGCTGCATTCGAAGAGGTCCCCGACGACGCGCTCGGCCGGACTGCCCGCCGGAGCGACGGAGCGCGCTTCACGACGGAGACCCTCGGCCGCTATTTCATCCACGATCCGATCCACCACCTGTGGGACGTGACGCGGGTGGAGGCGTAG
- a CDS encoding nuclear transport factor 2 family protein: MRSSAIDTVLALMRAFHEQDRAAAEALIHADFVFTSPQDDHLDRAAWFERCFPSADHFDAPSVTLQIVETDGIVLRRYEYVVDGTTFRNVEATRVIDGAVREVEVYFGGAA, translated from the coding sequence ATGCGTTCATCGGCGATCGACACGGTTCTCGCGCTCATGCGGGCCTTCCACGAGCAGGACCGGGCCGCGGCCGAGGCGCTCATCCACGCGGACTTCGTCTTCACCAGCCCACAGGACGATCACCTCGACCGTGCCGCCTGGTTCGAGCGCTGCTTCCCGAGCGCCGACCACTTCGACGCCCCGAGTGTCACGCTGCAGATCGTCGAGACCGACGGCATCGTCCTCCGCCGGTACGAGTACGTCGTCGACGGCACGACCTTCCGGAACGTGGAGGCGACCCGCGTGATCGACGGCGCCGTGCGCGAGGTAGAGGTGTACTTCGGCGGTGCCGCCTGA
- a CDS encoding ABATE domain-containing protein has product MHFAPDTEDALLFAALLVNTRAGASRSGEDELATPARLVELLRVSRYSGRVDGDEAERAAVAALRERVHALWRTDADGPDTRDQAVTEINAMLRESAALPQLRRHDGFDWHLHATEFDAPLVDRIQTEIAMALVDVVRSDAWDRLRLCAADDCDGLLVDLSRNGSKRYCSVRCSNRVNTIAFRARAQEPLDDGSDAATPPPASRPTGGGSDRG; this is encoded by the coding sequence TTGCATTTTGCCCCTGACACTGAGGACGCGTTGCTGTTCGCCGCGCTGCTCGTGAACACCCGCGCCGGAGCGTCCAGGAGCGGTGAGGACGAGCTCGCGACACCGGCCCGACTCGTCGAGCTCCTCCGCGTCAGCCGCTACTCCGGGAGGGTCGACGGCGACGAGGCCGAGCGCGCCGCGGTGGCAGCGCTCCGGGAACGGGTCCACGCCCTGTGGCGGACCGACGCCGACGGCCCCGACACCCGCGACCAGGCCGTCACGGAGATCAACGCGATGCTCCGCGAGTCGGCTGCACTCCCCCAGTTGCGCCGCCACGACGGCTTCGACTGGCACCTCCACGCCACCGAGTTCGACGCCCCGCTCGTCGACCGGATCCAGACCGAGATCGCCATGGCTCTCGTCGACGTCGTGCGGTCCGACGCCTGGGACCGCCTCCGGCTGTGCGCCGCCGACGACTGCGACGGCCTCCTCGTCGACCTGTCGCGCAACGGTTCCAAACGGTACTGCTCCGTGCGCTGCAGCAACCGCGTCAACACGATCGCGTTCCGCGCGAGGGCGCAGGAACCGCTCGACGACGGCTCAGATGCCGCTACGCCTCCACCCGCGTCACGTCCCACAGGTGGTGGATCGGATCGTGGATGA
- the ykgO gene encoding type B 50S ribosomal protein L36 encodes MKVRASLKSLKDKPGSQIVRRRGRVFVINKLNPRWKGRQG; translated from the coding sequence ATGAAGGTCCGCGCATCGCTCAAGTCGCTGAAGGACAAGCCGGGCTCACAGATCGTCCGACGGCGCGGGCGGGTCTTCGTGATCAACAAGCTGAACCCACGCTGGAAGGGCCGCCAGGGCTGA
- a CDS encoding LacI family DNA-binding transcriptional regulator, with the protein MGNDDEKARVATIFDVARLAGVSHQTVSRVLNDLPNVRPATRLRVEQAIAQLRYTPSQAARSLVTRRSRTIGLITTGGPDYGPSSTALGFNEAARDARYAVSMASMLESDPASLRQAVELLLRQNVEAIVLIAAHREALDAVRGIDLGVPLVAVESSRHDGFHSVSIDQYQGARILVEHLVGLGHRRIVHLAGPADSVDALERVRGWRDALSQHGLVAREPLVGDWTPASGFRLGRELVASRGAGDGPTGAGSSFTAVFAANDQMALGVIHALTERGIRVPDDVSVVGFDDIPEAEHFAPPLTTMRQDFPELGRTIMSTLLEVLTEADSVGTVRSVPRLVVRASTAEVGVAR; encoded by the coding sequence GTGGGTAACGACGACGAGAAGGCACGGGTCGCGACCATCTTCGACGTCGCGCGGCTCGCCGGTGTCTCACATCAGACGGTGTCGCGCGTGCTCAACGACCTCCCGAACGTGCGTCCTGCGACGCGGCTGCGGGTCGAGCAGGCGATCGCGCAGCTGCGGTACACGCCGTCGCAGGCGGCGCGTTCCCTCGTCACCCGGCGGTCGCGGACGATCGGGCTCATCACGACCGGCGGGCCGGACTACGGGCCGTCGAGTACGGCGCTCGGCTTCAACGAGGCCGCGCGGGACGCCCGGTATGCGGTGAGCATGGCGAGCATGCTCGAGTCGGATCCGGCGTCGCTGCGGCAGGCGGTCGAGTTGTTGTTGCGGCAGAACGTGGAAGCCATCGTGCTCATCGCCGCACATCGCGAAGCGCTCGACGCGGTGCGTGGCATCGACCTGGGGGTTCCACTCGTCGCGGTCGAATCGAGTCGCCACGACGGGTTCCACAGTGTCTCCATCGACCAGTACCAGGGGGCACGGATCCTCGTGGAGCATCTCGTCGGGCTCGGGCACCGGCGGATCGTGCATCTTGCCGGACCGGCGGATTCGGTGGACGCCCTCGAGCGGGTGCGCGGGTGGCGGGATGCGCTGTCGCAGCACGGCCTTGTGGCTCGCGAGCCGCTCGTCGGGGACTGGACGCCGGCGAGCGGGTTCCGGTTGGGGCGGGAGCTCGTCGCGAGTCGGGGCGCCGGCGACGGTCCGACCGGTGCGGGGTCGTCGTTCACGGCGGTGTTCGCGGCGAACGACCAGATGGCGCTCGGCGTGATCCACGCGCTGACCGAGCGCGGGATCCGGGTGCCGGACGACGTGAGTGTCGTAGGGTTCGACGACATTCCCGAGGCGGAGCATTTCGCGCCACCGTTGACGACGATGCGGCAGGACTTCCCCGAGCTCGGCCGGACGATCATGTCGACACTGCTGGAGGTGCTGACCGAGGCCGACTCCGTCGGCACGGTGCGTTCGGTGCCGCGGCTCGTGGTGCGTGCGTCGACCGCCGAGGTGGGCGTCGCGCGCTGA
- a CDS encoding HNH endonuclease signature motif containing protein: MTSTAPNPLAAAAAGFDAAWNGALDAIRAGTGVAEQLENMNGEALFRVLDELGAVHHAVEVLAARVTGAIALRPSPTGRDGNLVRAAGYANPGVMVSERWRVARARGSVIAEVGAAITQPRGLLGELEECPFPDIAAALEATPAADDSSVSAETDGAGPAQAEAAGTVPAPLSVDGAAVIVRELRNAGRICATVELQAASVIAVEHAAHAPLQDVVRIAKLVRTRLDQDGREPRDELLRRAERATLRELPSGMTLLRAELAPESAAFVRAGLDALVGAAIRRPSFVDTDTAGDQLDGSGTPMPEGLSVIPTDRRRAIALTEIFRHTAGCSGAATELAPVSVVIRVDHDTLETGLGAATIDSIEEPIGAGALRRLAADAKLIPMVLGGPSQVLDLGMGARLFSRAQKLALAERDGGCAWTGCTHPPSFTEAHHLTWWSAGGPTDLDNGILLCPFHHHRIHDDHWNIQVRDGVPWFIPPGTIDRHQTPIRGGRIRLAA, encoded by the coding sequence ATGACCAGCACCGCACCGAACCCCCTCGCCGCCGCCGCGGCGGGGTTCGATGCCGCGTGGAACGGTGCGCTCGACGCGATCCGTGCCGGGACGGGTGTCGCCGAGCAGCTCGAGAACATGAACGGTGAGGCACTGTTCCGCGTCCTCGACGAACTCGGTGCCGTGCATCACGCGGTCGAGGTCCTGGCCGCGCGGGTGACCGGGGCGATCGCGCTTCGTCCGTCGCCGACGGGCCGCGACGGGAACCTCGTCCGGGCGGCCGGCTACGCCAACCCTGGCGTGATGGTGTCGGAGCGGTGGCGGGTGGCACGTGCCCGTGGTTCGGTCATTGCTGAGGTCGGCGCCGCGATCACCCAACCCCGCGGGCTCCTCGGCGAGCTGGAGGAGTGTCCGTTCCCGGACATCGCCGCCGCCCTCGAGGCGACACCAGCCGCCGACGATTCCTCCGTCTCTGCCGAAACGGACGGTGCCGGGCCCGCTCAGGCCGAGGCTGCTGGCACGGTGCCCGCCCCGCTCAGCGTCGACGGGGCGGCGGTCATCGTCCGCGAACTGCGCAACGCGGGCCGCATCTGCGCCACCGTCGAACTCCAAGCGGCGTCGGTCATCGCGGTCGAGCACGCCGCGCACGCACCTTTGCAGGATGTCGTCCGGATCGCGAAGCTCGTCCGCACCCGCCTCGACCAGGACGGCCGGGAACCCCGCGACGAACTCCTCCGCCGAGCCGAACGCGCCACCCTCCGAGAGCTCCCCTCCGGCATGACGCTCCTCCGCGCCGAACTCGCCCCCGAAAGCGCCGCGTTCGTCCGCGCCGGCCTCGACGCCCTCGTCGGCGCCGCGATCCGTCGACCGTCCTTCGTGGACACCGACACCGCCGGCGATCAGCTTGACGGTTCCGGCACACCCATGCCGGAGGGCCTGTCGGTGATCCCCACCGACCGGCGCCGAGCGATCGCGCTCACCGAGATCTTCCGCCACACGGCCGGCTGCAGTGGTGCCGCCACCGAGCTCGCACCCGTGTCCGTCGTCATCCGCGTCGACCACGACACCCTCGAAACCGGCCTCGGCGCAGCCACCATCGACAGCATCGAAGAACCCATCGGCGCAGGCGCCCTCCGCCGCCTCGCCGCGGACGCGAAACTCATCCCCATGGTCCTCGGCGGACCCTCCCAGGTCCTCGACCTCGGTATGGGTGCCCGCTTGTTCTCCCGCGCCCAGAAACTCGCCCTCGCCGAACGAGACGGCGGCTGCGCCTGGACCGGCTGCACCCACCCACCATCCTTCACTGAAGCCCACCACCTCACCTGGTGGTCAGCAGGCGGCCCCACCGACCTCGACAACGGCATCCTCCTCTGCCCCTTCCACCACCACCGCATCCACGACGACCACTGGAACATCCAGGTGCGCGACGGCGTGCCCTGGTTCATCCCACCCGGCACCATCGACCGACACCAAACCCCCATCCGCGGCGGACGCATCCGCCTCGCCGCCTGA
- a CDS encoding serine hydrolase: MTATASRRRRLAAFFTAATLATVLVGCSGPSVSDTDFPDQVSGALAGDTTDAITAAVESAVAQSGSSGAIVGVWAPWAGSYTAGVGTTEPGGKTKMDPSMVYRIADTTRPMTCTVLLELVDEGKIKLTDEVNKTLPQIQGIDGITFQQLCQGTSGLGTYTPALNAQFVTNPTRNWSMAEILANGLASGSRTAPGALFGSSDTGYILLGMALEELTGQSWQSLYDHYVFSPLGMSKSSFPDAATVTLPGSHPKGYLTPRIADGTFQCDTPTDETELSPSMVWTAGGVVSSVDDLRKFTQSFASGSLLNDSTYKKQWKDPVALGDDQPTWKTFGVGGVQLGPLRGQAGSMPGSLSAAFADPTSGLTVVVMLNNSTLGAGFVQALAMELASIGAKAAPASGQKAPEIALPWSEQQMAEQLAASAMVCAPPVAPAG, encoded by the coding sequence TTGACTGCAACAGCTTCGAGGCGCAGACGCCTCGCCGCCTTCTTCACGGCGGCGACGCTCGCGACGGTGCTCGTCGGCTGCTCGGGACCCTCAGTGTCCGACACCGACTTCCCCGATCAGGTGAGCGGTGCCCTGGCCGGCGACACGACCGACGCCATCACGGCCGCGGTCGAATCCGCCGTCGCCCAGTCCGGCTCCTCCGGAGCCATCGTCGGCGTCTGGGCTCCTTGGGCCGGCAGCTACACGGCGGGTGTCGGCACGACGGAGCCGGGCGGCAAGACCAAGATGGACCCGTCCATGGTCTACCGCATCGCCGACACGACGCGCCCGATGACCTGCACGGTGCTCCTCGAGCTGGTCGACGAGGGCAAGATCAAGCTCACCGACGAGGTGAACAAGACCCTTCCGCAGATCCAGGGCATCGACGGCATCACCTTCCAGCAGCTCTGCCAGGGGACCTCGGGGCTCGGCACGTACACGCCCGCCCTCAACGCCCAGTTCGTCACGAACCCGACCCGCAACTGGTCGATGGCCGAGATCCTCGCCAACGGTCTGGCGAGCGGTTCGCGCACGGCCCCCGGCGCGCTCTTCGGCTCGAGCGACACCGGCTACATCCTGCTCGGGATGGCGCTCGAAGAACTCACCGGGCAGTCGTGGCAGTCCCTCTACGACCACTACGTCTTCTCGCCGCTCGGCATGTCGAAGTCCAGCTTCCCCGACGCCGCCACGGTCACCCTTCCCGGTTCGCACCCGAAGGGGTACCTGACGCCGCGCATCGCCGACGGCACCTTCCAGTGCGACACCCCGACGGACGAGACCGAACTCTCCCCGTCGATGGTGTGGACCGCGGGCGGCGTCGTCTCCTCGGTCGACGACCTGCGCAAGTTCACCCAGTCCTTCGCCTCGGGTTCGCTGTTGAACGACAGCACCTACAAGAAGCAGTGGAAGGACCCGGTCGCCCTCGGCGACGACCAGCCGACGTGGAAGACGTTCGGTGTCGGTGGCGTGCAGCTCGGGCCGCTCCGCGGTCAGGCCGGATCCATGCCCGGGTCGCTCTCCGCGGCCTTCGCCGATCCGACCTCCGGCCTCACGGTCGTCGTCATGCTCAACAACTCGACGCTCGGTGCCGGCTTCGTGCAGGCGCTGGCGATGGAACTCGCGTCCATCGGTGCCAAGGCGGCGCCGGCGAGCGGGCAGAAGGCTCCGGAGATCGCGCTCCCGTGGTCGGAGCAGCAGATGGCCGAACAGCTCGCCGCCTCGGCGATGGTCTGCGCGCCGCCCGTCGCCCCTGCCGGGTAG
- a CDS encoding GTP-binding protein, giving the protein MTRTSAPLLTVTLVLGTCPPERRTVARQIAGSSSALVSIERSGLGESAHAEIDDAIEAIVRHPLAPRHLVLDCGSTVRPVDAVSAVLGHRDEAFLDAVVTVVDAAHLLRDLHDDEYVTHEDDDGDTVYTARSMITVEHIEYADTIAVAGRRGVTHAQLAVLLALLSHLNPTALTRLVEPVATRPRATPGVSATAGSRQPLARYRDSPFDLERFTTSPGWIAMLNGEHRPWVDHERVTTLRFDSPRPMHPERLLACFDGPIEAGDLGQVIRTAGFLALATRASRVGVFQHVGSMIDLEPTSFETSDPGAPLGQELVITGIDLDEAAITAALHGCTLTDEELLAGPAAWARYPDAFTPWSSTHEH; this is encoded by the coding sequence GTGACCCGCACCAGCGCCCCGTTGTTGACCGTGACCCTCGTCCTCGGCACCTGTCCACCGGAGCGCCGCACCGTCGCACGCCAGATCGCCGGCTCCTCGTCCGCACTCGTCTCGATCGAACGGTCCGGCCTCGGCGAGAGCGCCCACGCCGAGATCGACGACGCGATCGAGGCGATCGTGCGGCACCCGCTCGCCCCGCGACATCTCGTGCTCGACTGCGGGAGCACGGTCCGTCCCGTCGACGCGGTCTCCGCGGTCCTCGGGCATCGGGACGAGGCGTTCCTCGACGCGGTCGTGACGGTCGTCGACGCCGCACACCTCCTGCGCGACCTGCACGACGACGAGTACGTGACCCACGAAGACGACGACGGCGACACCGTGTACACCGCCCGGTCCATGATCACCGTCGAGCACATCGAGTACGCCGACACCATCGCCGTCGCCGGGCGGCGCGGCGTCACCCACGCGCAGCTCGCCGTCCTGCTCGCCCTGCTCAGCCACCTGAACCCGACGGCACTGACGCGCTTGGTCGAACCGGTCGCGACCCGCCCTCGGGCGACTCCCGGGGTCTCGGCGACGGCAGGGAGCCGCCAGCCGCTCGCGCGCTACCGCGACTCGCCGTTCGACCTCGAGCGCTTCACCACCTCACCCGGATGGATCGCGATGCTGAACGGCGAGCACCGCCCGTGGGTCGACCACGAGCGCGTGACCACCCTCCGCTTCGACAGCCCTCGACCGATGCACCCGGAGCGCCTGCTCGCCTGCTTCGACGGCCCCATCGAGGCCGGCGACCTCGGGCAGGTGATCCGCACCGCGGGCTTCCTCGCCCTCGCGACCCGGGCGTCGCGGGTCGGTGTCTTCCAGCACGTCGGTTCGATGATCGACCTGGAACCGACCTCGTTCGAGACGAGCGATCCGGGGGCTCCGCTCGGGCAGGAGCTCGTCATCACCGGGATCGACCTCGACGAAGCTGCGATCACCGCCGCCCTGCACGGCTGCACGCTCACGGACGAGGAGCTGCTCGCCGGTCCGGCGGCTTGGGCCCGCTACCCCGACGCCTTCACGCCGTGGAGCTCGACGCACGAGCACTGA
- a CDS encoding FAD-dependent oxidoreductase, which produces MSTPETVDVVVVGAGQAGLSAAHHLHRRGFVPLDAVPLDAAGGRATDDDPRTFVVLDADDAPGGAWQHRWRSLTMSTVNGIYDLPGMPKPELDPASPSVDVIPPYFAAFEERFALAVRRPVHVRAVRREDDDPHGHLLVETAASAGQPPTAFRARAVVNATGTWTKPFWPAYPGRERFAGRQLHVADYVSAEEFRGQRVVVVGAGVSAIQLLDEISRVAETVWMTRREPEWVDDEFDTAARVAAIAGVEERVRQGLPPGSVISVTGMHWTPWARSAEARGVLVRHPMFRRIEEDGVILDDGSFLPVDAILWATGFRAALDHLAPLGIRLPGGGIRIDGTRAADEPRLHLIGYGPSASTVGANRAGRAAVAAILADLDAVPASVG; this is translated from the coding sequence GTGAGCACTCCGGAGACCGTCGACGTCGTGGTCGTCGGTGCGGGTCAGGCCGGCCTGTCCGCCGCGCACCACCTCCACCGTCGCGGGTTCGTGCCGCTCGACGCAGTGCCGCTCGACGCAGCCGGGGGCCGAGCGACCGACGACGACCCCCGCACCTTCGTCGTGCTCGACGCCGACGACGCCCCGGGTGGCGCCTGGCAGCATCGCTGGCGCTCGCTCACGATGTCGACGGTCAACGGCATCTACGACCTCCCCGGCATGCCGAAGCCCGAGCTCGACCCCGCGTCCCCGAGCGTCGACGTCATCCCGCCGTACTTCGCGGCGTTCGAGGAACGCTTCGCGCTGGCTGTGCGTCGCCCGGTCCACGTGCGCGCCGTCCGACGGGAGGACGACGACCCGCACGGTCACCTCCTCGTCGAGACCGCGGCGAGCGCCGGTCAGCCGCCGACGGCGTTCCGCGCTCGTGCAGTCGTGAACGCCACGGGCACCTGGACGAAGCCGTTCTGGCCCGCCTATCCGGGCCGCGAGCGATTCGCCGGGCGTCAGCTGCACGTGGCCGACTACGTCTCGGCCGAGGAGTTCCGCGGCCAGCGCGTGGTCGTGGTGGGTGCCGGCGTGTCCGCCATCCAACTCCTCGACGAGATCTCCCGCGTCGCCGAGACGGTGTGGATGACGCGTCGCGAGCCGGAGTGGGTGGACGACGAATTCGACACCGCGGCACGGGTCGCGGCGATCGCAGGTGTCGAGGAGCGTGTCCGTCAGGGCCTCCCGCCGGGCAGCGTGATCTCGGTGACGGGCATGCACTGGACGCCGTGGGCGCGGTCGGCCGAGGCGCGAGGGGTGCTCGTGCGGCATCCGATGTTCCGGCGCATCGAGGAGGACGGCGTGATCCTCGACGACGGCTCCTTCCTGCCCGTCGACGCGATCCTCTGGGCCACCGGGTTCCGCGCGGCACTCGACCACCTCGCACCGCTCGGGATCCGCCTCCCCGGCGGCGGGATCCGGATCGACGGAACGCGGGCCGCCGACGAACCACGGCTGCACCTCATCGGCTACGGCCCGTCCGCGTCGACAGTGGGCGCCAACCGGGCTGGTCGGGCAGCGGTCGCCGCGATCCTCGCCGATCTCGACGCGGTACCGGCCTCAGTCGGCTGA
- a CDS encoding SIMPL domain-containing protein — protein sequence MTETIITVEGRFDYHHPAERGTVRLSAGFEGPARESVVARTTAVHNALTQAAQGLRAQSAVTWWSADRLRVWSERPWNKDGKQLPLVHHASVVLEVKFAELQTLARWVEEIASQDGVTVGGVTWALTEATKHRITAEAQHNAVRDAVDRATSYARSLGLGNVRPIALAEPGMLGDETRSTSTQNAAPMMRGAAAPAGDGGLDLKPEDITVAARVHARFAAS from the coding sequence ATGACCGAAACGATCATCACCGTCGAGGGCCGCTTCGACTACCACCACCCGGCCGAGCGTGGGACCGTCCGTCTCTCCGCAGGGTTCGAGGGGCCGGCTCGGGAGTCCGTCGTCGCCCGGACCACCGCCGTCCACAACGCGCTCACCCAGGCCGCGCAGGGTCTCCGCGCGCAGTCGGCGGTCACCTGGTGGTCCGCCGACCGTCTGCGCGTCTGGAGCGAGCGACCCTGGAACAAGGACGGGAAACAGTTGCCGCTCGTGCACCATGCCTCCGTCGTGCTCGAGGTGAAGTTCGCCGAGCTGCAGACGTTGGCGCGCTGGGTCGAGGAGATCGCGAGCCAGGACGGCGTGACGGTGGGGGGCGTGACCTGGGCCCTCACCGAGGCGACCAAGCACCGCATCACGGCCGAGGCGCAGCACAACGCGGTGCGCGACGCCGTCGACCGCGCGACGAGCTACGCCAGGAGCCTCGGGCTCGGTAACGTGCGACCCATCGCGCTCGCGGAGCCCGGGATGCTCGGCGACGAGACGCGCTCGACGAGCACCCAGAACGCCGCCCCCATGATGCGCGGGGCGGCGGCACCGGCGGGTGACGGCGGTCTCGATCTGAAGCCCGAGGACATCACGGTGGCCGCCCGCGTGCACGCCCGCTTCGCCGCCTCCTGA